The following DNA comes from Musa acuminata AAA Group cultivar baxijiao chromosome BXJ1-4, Cavendish_Baxijiao_AAA, whole genome shotgun sequence.
GACCTTGCCAATATTTTGGTGGTTAATTGTTCTACTACCAAGAGTCAATTTGAGATCATTTATGGTCATGTTCCATCTCATTATCTAATCCTTGTTACTCTACTTGAATCATCATTATCaagcaaaaaaaggagaagattttgTGATCACCATGGTGAAGATTCATGAAGAAGAAATTAGAAGCCAATAAGCAACTTTACAAAGAAAATGCCAACAAGCATCATCATATAAAGATCTTTAAAGAAGGAGATTTTGTATGGGTTATTCTTAAAAAGGAGTGATTTCCAATCAAGAGCCTATAACAAACTTATAGAAAAGAAGAGTGATCCTTAATAAGTTCTCGAGAGAATCAATGGTAATGCTTACAAGTTAAAGTTTCCACCATGTCTTGATACTCAACCAAGGTTGTCAAATTCACTTTCCTACCTAGGATTATAAAGGGTTTCACACACTCGGATCATAGGATAGGATCGTAAGATCATGAGATCctatgatttataaaaaattaatcataagATACATATTACCTATAccaatttataaataatttttctaagattTAATAACAATAAGGCTCACATCTTAGAGTTTCCACACCTAAGAAAACCCCTCTATTCTTTTTTTAGGTGAAAAGCACTTCAACCGAAGGAAGCAATCTTTATTTGATGGAGAACCAAGAGGAAAATGTGCAATAGAGTTCTTAGATGGATCCTTAAAGATAAGAATTCCTGCCTTCAAGCCTCAGCCTAAGCAATTCGATTTTGTATTCTATTATTTTATAGATTAGATTTACTTTAGAATTTGATCTTAAAATCCAAGAAAGTAGGTAAAAGCAAAGTtcataatttcgtaccgtaccagagtttcgacgaCGCTCGATTTTTGCTcacatggggagaagaaatcgtttccttctccctgcgcgaaaaaaagaaaagaaaggcaacATTGCCCGGTTTCCCCGtgcaaaaaagagagagagagagagagaaaggcaaTATCGCTTGGTTTCCCCAcacgaaaaaaaaataaaaaagagaaaggGCGACGTCACTCGGTTTCTGCCCGCGTGGAGAGAAGAAACCATTTCCTTCTCCCcatgcgaaaaaaaaaaaaaaggcaacatCGCTCGATTTCTACCctcgtggggagaagaagccgAGGGTTCCTTCTCCCCGcgcaaaaaagtaaaaaaaaaatgccTCGTTTCTTCTACCTGCATGGGGAGAAAAAATCACTTCTCCCCGCAGCATCACCGAGACttcgccgaggcttcttctctccccgcacgGATAAGAGAAGTCATTGAGGCCTCGTCGTCAAAGACAAGGAGGTGACATCATCTGCAGCGTCCAGCGAAGGAGGGCGAtgacggatcgggatcgtcgagagaGAGCGGCTCCAGATCTTCaagttttctcttttcttctctctcttccctttcttctctctCTGCTAATACAGTGATCAATTTAGGATGATAACGGAgcggaaacagccccaatcgacgcTACCGCCCGGTAACGAGCTGTCCGCGTACCAATCTGTTGACGaactggtacgtaccgcctggtacgggcggtattattcgaagttAAAATCCTTTGGTAAAAGAACTCTAAAataatgtgttttttctatttttatctgATTTCCAAATATCGATCCATACCAATGTACCGACACCAAGGACACTAATACAGATTGATCCATACTGGTCCGACCTCAAATTGATATGGGGGTTCAATACAATATTGCAATCCTTACTTGCTACTCTATTTGAATCACCTATCAAGCAAAAAGGAGAAGATTTTGCAATCACCATGGGAAATATTCACAAAAAAGTAAAGAAATTAGTAAGCAGTAATCAAGATTACAAAGAAAATTTCAACAAACATCATCATATCCTTGAAGGAAATCTTGTACGGGTTTTTCCAAAAGGGGCATTTCCCAACAAGAGCTTATAACAAACTTAAAAGAAGAAGATTGGTTCTTGTCGAGTTCTCAAGAGAATCAATGATCACATTCACAAAATAAAGCTTCCGCCTGGTATTCATTCTCACTCAAGATTCAACATTTGAGACTTATCAATTTAGCATGGTAACAATGGTGGCAACAAGAATTATGCAACCACCATGCCATCAATCCCGGCACATGCCAACATGTCTGTCAATTATGTATCCTCTATACTGCATGGAACAGCAGAAACCATTTGTTGGAATGTATATATGGACATGATTTTTACTCTATGGACAAATAAGTATTCTTCAATATGAAAGCATAAAAATTCAGTTCAGAGATAACAAAACAACAAAATGATCTCACTACTTTGAAATACAAAGACGACACCAGGAACAAATCACATTATGCAAAAATTATATCCCCATTAATTGTCTTTCACTAAGCATAACAAATTCCCTTGTAATTACAATGtgatttaaatttattaacaATGCCTACTCAAACATGGGATTCTTAACCATATCAAAGAATTAAATCTAGATGTAATTCCCTTTAAACCCAAAAGTAACATCCTTGATGACAAGCATTACAACTAGAATGCTCAGTAAATTCCTAAATTTTGGTTCCAAATGAACAAAAAATATTCAGGCTAAATTTCTGCAAAAGAAGCTGAATTTCCAGTTATGGGAGAACAATATCTGACaccaaacttctaaatactaataTTGTGATATCAAACTGGCACAGTACTGTGAATAAAGTCAATATAGTGTGATACATGAAGCCATCTTTGCCACAACCAATAGCATTAGAGCAATAAATACCCATAATTGGGATTGTTCCCAGTTGTTCCAAGCCCCAGCTCATGCATGTTCGCCTTTCCTACAAGTATCACACCACAACTTCGTAATCTAGAAACGCATACCGCATCTTGCTTGACAGTGCGAACCTCGTGAAACCATGTTGTAGCACCTGAATGTGAAGCATTCGACAAATAAATTCATCTCTAAAGATTTCATTAACAAATAAGTAAATGCTTGCCAATCTGACCTTTAGTTGGGTGTGGATAGCAGTCTATATCATCTTTAATGGCAATAAAGACACCATCTATGATGGATAAGGGATTTCCTGCATGGTCCACATTAAGTCTCTTCTAAGACCAGAGAATTCATGGGAGACAAGAGTTCAACACTCTAAGAAGATGTATGCATTAGTGTCACCTGCTCTAAATCTTTCTGTGGAATCTGCAGCTTGCTTCCTCACTTCATCTGCATTAAAAGAGATCAGAAGTGGCACAGGTGGCTTCTTGCCATTAAATTCATCCACAGCAGAAATGATGCGCTCCGCAACCTAGATTACATGCAAGTTGAGTCCATGATGGACTGTCCACCCGTCTAAATAAAACAGTAAAATTTCAAAATCTCTTAGCAACTTACAATTAATGGAGTTGTGATATCAGATCGATAAGCATGTGCATAATCACGAATTGTCCAATACAAAAAATTAGAAGGGCGGTCAGGATTCCAGTGGCGAGAGGGATCATATAATGGAAGGCACTCCATGGCTGCCTCAAGACGAGCAATAGGATGTCTGTCTTCATCCAAGACAACTACACCTGTCTCTGGGTCTGAAATTTATCACATTCAGAACTCAATCATTTATCTGGGCCAAGTCACATGGCTAATGAGGCAGATATCAAGCATAATTTGCCTATTACAGCCATTACTCGTGTAGTTTTCAGTCTATCGAACACGAAAAGGTACAGTAACTATACTAAGCATGTTGCTTTCCAGCAGCTCACTTGAATACTATGAAACCATAGGATAGGAACTAGAAAAATAACCTATTAATTGCATGATATGAGAGTAGAGTGTCAATCATTTTTTTAGCATGAATAAGCTTAGGAAAACGATGAGTCCTTTTTTATCATAAAGGAAAAGATAGGCACTTAGCAATAATTTCCATCTGAAATTTTTACAAGAGCACCTTGAGGTGGGAACTCAGGCCGAAACATTGGTCGCTCGGGAATCACAGTATTCCTCAACATCTGCGTAACAAAACGAGCAATGTCCAAATTAGTAatatctccctcttttctttaccCTTTTTATACTACAGAGATGAACGAAAAAGGTGCGAGAATTGTTGCATCAAAAACTTGGTGGATACAGAAAGATACGAACCTCGGTGACTCCGTTCTTGTGCTTCAAGAAAGACGTGATGAGAGAACCGATAAGCGGGGCTTCCATCAGCCAAGTGAAAAGCATAAATCCAAAGCCAGTCAAATGTGGAGCTGCGAGCCACCCAACAATAAAATCACAAGAAGATAAACAAACGATAGATCACATAATCACCATCGGGAGATCGACCGTGACGGTGGAAGAGATCGAGGAAACTATTTGAAACCTTGTATGTGTTGCGGCGTGTATTTGATGTTGGAGATATCGACCTCCGCCACCGGCAACATCACGCGCTTCTTCCGAGACATCTCCTGAAGCCCTTCTTCTTCCACCTCTTGCCTGGCAGTCGAGAACAGATTAAATGAGATGAGACAGGAGGCAGTTGAGAACAGATTAAATGAGATTAGGGAGGAGGCAGTTGAGAACCGATCAGATGGAGATGAAGATCCGACGGACGGATGCGGGCCGGGGGAGAGGAAAGACGAGGAACCGACGGATAGTAATTTTAACTTATACGTGCGACAAAAGGTTTTTTTAACGATAAAAGCTATGTATTAACTCAAAACACGATTACAGCTAACAGTTTACTTACTCATCCaagcataaaataaaagattaggATCCCGACCCTTCATAGACgttctaataaaaatattaaaccagTGAGAACACTAATTGAGTCAACCTCTACTTTATGAATAGATTGAGTAGAACAAAAATATCAGAGAGTACGAGTAAGAAGAAGACTTCCTTATTAATAGCTTCTACAATCCACTCGAAGTCTATCTCAATTATGAGACTATTTACAACTGGACAGTAGCCTTCATCCCTCTTTCGATCGTCAAAAGTTAATTAGCCGTCCCAGTGGTTGGGATGCCACGGTCTGCAGTCAAATATTATTGTGGCTTTTGGCTGACTTGATCGTTGTGACAGCGTTGAGAATTGATGCAGCATTGGTTTGTCCACTTTGAATATTCAAACAACccaagatttaaaaaaatatattcctctATCCAAAATTTACGAAAGAGGACAAACATGCCCTTACCCATTAtggattataatataattttgatgAAAAACCTACAACAGTTTTGTCTCATTCAATCCAGTTCGTCTTAATATTCTTTCCACTTTTCATCTTTCTTCGTGCACCTCTATCCTCTATCGTAAAAAGTTATCATCCCTTTacactttcttttttctttattctCTTCCCAATTCATGATCACTTCACCCCCACTTATTTactccttctcctccttcctcatCTCTTCTATGAAAACGTAAATCaccaaataatcaaaataatcaaacaaaataatTATCTATTTGTATCGATCCATAATCAAACGTGACATCCTTTGTTTCaaacaaaataatcaaaatttaatcgttATCAATTTGTATCGATCGATAATAATcaaatttttatcaaaatcaatcGAGGCCCAAAATTAAATTAGTTCCGATGCTTAATTTGACCATTGAATCTATTTGAATGTCTATTTAACCTTAAAcacttttttaacacttttaattTGACCATTGGATCACTCGATCTCATAAATTCTTTCTCTTATTTAATATCAACTAAAGAACAATTCAAAATATATTACAAATATACTCATCAATGTCCAAAAAAAATCACAATCCCTTCCTTATTtgagtatttttaatcaaaaaattaaaatttatatttagtcTAATTAATATATCCTGTTATATGTTTTTTCTGAAGTCCCCAACAgctcattctttctttttttttccttcttctccttctacaTCCTCACCCCTTCtcctttcttctttctcctcctttctttcttGGTTTCCCCTtcacttattatttttatttattctttctTCTCATTCTTCTTATTAATTATCGATCCttctttattttttccttttcctcttaTGCCACCCTCCGCCTTTTTTTTCCTCCTCCACCCTCTATTGATTCTTCTTTCTtcataattttccacctcctttgTCGACCCTTCAGCCATTCATTTTTCTTTCCCTCCTCCTCTTCTACCATCATTCTTCACATATTTCTCTATAACTACATAATTCAATGTTGACAAAATGCTTTAGAGCGGCCTCAAGCatagtaattaaaaaaaaaaatataaagtcaaccatgaattaaaaaataatggaTGCATAATCTATGTCATATTTGCTTTATATGATGTAAGCTCGAACAAACTTTGTCTCGTTACACTAAAAAATAAACTCAAATCCACTTGACTGtagaacaacattaaaatcataccaaaatcaagaaataataattatataatacctctaaaatgaaaaaaattaatagaaTGGATGTTATTATTATATTACACTAATATTTGAAAAGTTTGAAGTCATTTGGAAAAATTATATCTTGTTacactcaaaataaaaaaaaatacattcagAATTAACTTAAAATAtgccaaaataaaaaataataataataaaatcctcataaAATGAAAAACATAATGGGATGAGAATTAGTATGACATTTGACTGGAAAGCTGCAAATGGTTTGGAGGAACTTCATATCATTAGACACCAAAGTGAACTAAAATATACTCGATTAGGAGATCAACCTAAAAATATGTGATGATTGAGAAATAATAATTCTTAAATacccttaaaatagaaaaaaaaaaaaacactagaaTGGATATTAGTATCATATTTCAATAATATCTAGGAAAGTTTCAAGTGGTTCGAATAACTTTGTCACTACACTTGAAAATAAACTACGATACATTAGACTACAAAATCAACTtaaatatatgtcaaaataaaaataataattctaaaatcctcctaaataaaaaaatattggagCAAGTGTCTGTGTCATATTTGACTAATAATATGAAAATTTTAGTTGGTTTAGAAAATCTAaatcttgttatatttgaaaatgaactaaaatacttttaatattataattaacttcaaaacatatcaaattcGGGATTTTTGGACTATTTTTACCCTAATTTGGCCTCGTTAAGTTCCTACAAACCATGCAAAACTTTCACATTTATCATCAAATAGGATACTAACACCCAttctagttatatatatatatatatatatatatatatatatatatatatatatatatatatatatatataaaagttagcTTCCCAACTAGGACACATAAAACTTAGGACTTATCTACCTAATATATATGAATATGTTAGCGGGAAAATAATTAATGAATCAAGCAACCTAATATTCGATCAATTTTAGCAGTTGAAGCATGTAATATATGTACAACTAGTTGATGTGTCATGCACAATCAGTAACTACAAAGGCTGCCATCATATAAGAAACTACAGCAGTGGGACTGCCAAAGCATCGATCTGGCTTGTCTATGAGAAGGTTCTTCTCTTATTGATCGACTGGGCGAATGTGCTGAGATCATGAACGAAAAGATGTCAAAAATATGTAGAAACACAGAGGAGTCTCGAAGAAATGTATTGAGTTGCCCATCCAACAAGAAGTTAGGTGACTCAACCCTGAGTTTTTCCCAGCTTGGCTttgatcttctgctccaagattgCTTTCTGATCAGTGTGTAGGTTAAACATCCTATTAAGTGCATGCATATTTTCAAGGGTCTCATCGAGAGTCCTGCTATCGTTGCCATCACATCTCAAATGCTGCAGTGGCCCATGGAGAAGCTTGTTAACTATACCGGTGCTGAGCTCGTCAATTGCCTTTCTCATTTTCTTCGTCAGAGCATCTTCACCAACTTTCTGCAAGCATTTCTCAAGCTCCGATGCCCTGATTCTATCAGCATACGACCTTAAGTTCTTGATGGTAGGGACAGTCTCCAAAGAATCCCTCCATGCTTCGAACCTCTTCAACTCTTGAGTGATTATtgtctgagcttccattgccttcCTCAACCTGTCTTCTTTGTTAGCCTCGACAACCTCCTTAAGATCATCAACGTTGTAAACCCGTGCATGCTCATGACTTGCAACACAGGATCCCACATTCCGAGGGACTGATATATCGACGAAGAGCCTTACACCCCCCACATCCTCGCTCACAGTAGGAAGAACTTGGACATGTTCTTTCAAGAACAATGGTGTCTCAGATGCTGTGTTTGTGAACACGACATCAGCTTCAGCAGCACATGAGTGCATCtgggagaaaggtctgtaaattaTTTCAATATCTTTCAGCTCCTCACGAATGGCTTCTACTCTTTCCACCGACCTATTTACAACCACGACCTTTTTGCATCCTTTTGCAGCCAAATGTTTGATCACAAGCTTACCCATCTTGCCGGCCCCAATCACCAGCATTCGGGCAGATCCACAGTGGGGCTTTGGGAGCTTCATAAGAGCCAATTCAACAGCCGCGGAGCTTACGGAGACTGCACCAGATGCTATGTTGGTCTCACTACGAACCCGCTTTCCAGTTGTTATGGCGTCCTTAAACATCCTGTCGATGTTTTTCCCCAACCCTCCACTAACTTGACCAACTCTTACCACCTGTTTAACTTGTGCAAGGATCTGTCCTTCTCCCAGGACTAGAGAATCAAGCCCAGCTGATACCTCAAACAAATGCCTCGTGGCATCACCTTCGCGAAGCATGAAGAGATGTTGTCTAAGCTCTGAAACTGGAATGCCACTGGCCTGTAAGTGACACCATACGGAAAGCATCGGCACGCTGTTTATGTTCCCATTTTTATGTCATATTAATCATAAGGCCAAAACATTAGCTACCTACCTTAGACATCCACTCCGTTACTTCTCTGATTCCACGATGCCAGGAAAGGGCAACCACATATATTTCCATTCTGTTGCAGGTACTGAGAACTGCAGCTTCTTCTATGTGATTCAAACCGCACAGATCTCCAACAGCACGGGGCCATTGTGCCTCTGGAACAGCAAGCTTTTCTCGCATCTCCACTGGAGCAGTGTGGACACTTAGGCCAATAACAGCTATGCTGCTCCTTTCCTTCATGTAACCTGAAAAAGAGTGAGAATTCAGGAGAGTCAGAAGATACACCAATGTCTCCTCCAATTGTGCTGGAGCAGAAAGTAGCGTTTCTAATTAGGAAGCCATGGAAGCATCCAGAACATACGATgagattaaataaataaataaatctctaaAAATGTGCAGCTAGCTCTCTAATAAAACTTGTCATAAATTTGCTGCTCCTCCATACATCCTAATAGATCCAGAGAACAGAAATGAGACAAATTAATGTTGTGTAGACAGGACCTCAAGACTACCTCTAAGGCTGGAGACATCAGAGCTCGGTAGAACGCCAGTATATATGGACAAAGAGATGGGGGTGTGATGATCCAAGGGATAAGACAAAGTTCATCCTGAAAGTTGCCTGAGGATTCACTTAGAGCATGGGGCATATTTGTTCTACATCAAGGCATACTGAAGCTAAATTACACTTATGTTGATGTACAAGCAAATACGAGTTCCAGGAAACAGTGAGTGAAGAGTCACGAAACCAGAAAATTTTATGTTGCACATGATGACTCGACTGAATGACAAGCTTAAGAAGCAGAAGGGCATCAGTACTGCAAAAGACGATTTCTGCAAAATTACATGGGAGACAGGCTAACTAGAATTCCAAGATCCCTCACTCAGCAAACTAGAATTCCTAATCACAATGATGAAATGAAATGCCACCGACGCATGAACCTATTAGGAAACTTCACATCAAGAAACAATATGGACATACTAATGCTTTACattaatgaatataaaaattagaAAGTATAGCTAAAATAACTCGAAGAAGCCTTCCAAAATGATGATGAATGAATAAACATTTCAGCATGGACAATCGTCGCAACTTACGAAATAAATAAGCTAGTTAACTGACGAGTTCCCATAACAGTAAATGAATTCATGAACAAGCCTTTCTAATTAACATCATCTGGATCCACAAGAGTAACATGGTCCCTAGTTCTACCAGTTGTTGCCCAAGGCAACACCTATGCCTTTAGAGAGTGACCAAATGTTTGACTGCTACTTAACAGTACCTGCAGgtaaataaatcaataaaatatGAAGAaagttggtttttttttttcttttttttattactgCAAATCAGATTTCCTGGGTCAAAGCAAAGAGAAAAGATCTTAAACTTACGGTCGGCAGAGATCTTGAACTGCTCGATGGCAGAGATGCTGGCTGCTGCCTTCTCTTTGATATCAACCTGAACCTCGCACCGCGGGCTCCTTCGGACAGCGCCTCTCCGGCTCCCAAAGAAGGCCACACCTCTCTGGCAAACCCTAAAGCTAAAAGCAGGAGACGCGGTGGACTTGGATGACCTGTTTGCACGGAAAGGCTC
Coding sequences within:
- the LOC103981925 gene encoding glutamyl-tRNA reductase 2 — translated: MAAANSLATAFLGAAAAKAEPFRANRSSKSTASPAFSFRVCQRGVAFFGSRRGAVRRSPRCEVQVDIKEKAAASISAIEQFKISADRYMKERSSIAVIGLSVHTAPVEMREKLAVPEAQWPRAVGDLCGLNHIEEAAVLSTCNRMEIYVVALSWHRGIREVTEWMSKASGIPVSELRQHLFMLREGDATRHLFEVSAGLDSLVLGEGQILAQVKQVVRVGQVSGGLGKNIDRMFKDAITTGKRVRSETNIASGAVSVSSAAVELALMKLPKPHCGSARMLVIGAGKMGKLVIKHLAAKGCKKVVVVNRSVERVEAIREELKDIEIIYRPFSQMHSCAAEADVVFTNTASETPLFLKEHVQVLPTVSEDVGGVRLFVDISVPRNVGSCVASHEHARVYNVDDLKEVVEANKEDRLRKAMEAQTIITQELKRFEAWRDSLETVPTIKNLRSYADRIRASELEKCLQKVGEDALTKKMRKAIDELSTGIVNKLLHGPLQHLRCDGNDSRTLDETLENMHALNRMFNLHTDQKAILEQKIKAKLGKTQG